The following coding sequences are from one Musa acuminata AAA Group cultivar baxijiao chromosome BXJ2-4, Cavendish_Baxijiao_AAA, whole genome shotgun sequence window:
- the LOC135609671 gene encoding monoterpene synthase 8, chloroplastic-like isoform X1, whose translation MTFCAPTFSCKLIGVHRWTAPSNASPRPCLRPHIGCAAQTPHRRSANYQPSSWSDEYIQSLRNDTKVEEDNATRMGKLTEDVKQLIYMKKGIEDQLQLIDHLQQLGVAYHFKEDIKDALWTIYRSMEEVNMLLKDNLHATALMFRLLREHGFAVSEGVFNRFIVEKGNLKASLRHHTEGLVSLYEASHLAKEAEHVLEEAINFTTKQLKSLMEGSLEPHLREHVAHALELPLNWRMPRLQTRWFIEASQREAKMNPVLLELAKLDFNRVQNIHQRELREVSRYFELALLESCHVHSALVHESANFSTNFWLSIRWWSNLGLAQRLPFSRDRLVENYFWTVGWAFEPQFARCREAQTKANCLITTIDDVYDVYGTMDELELFTDAVDRWDVNATGKLPEYMKICFLALFNTTNDTAYNVMKEKGLDIIPHLKKAWADVCKAHMVEARWYHQGYTPNLEEYLENALVSVSGPLILTLAYCTSNDVSQETLEDFHSCPEIARRSSMILRLCDDLGTSKDELERGDVPKSIQCYMHESGLSEYAARYHIRRLIRENWRAINGDRSFTSRFEENIKMMIINVPRMAQCMYQYGDGHGKPGQVIEDRIRSLIIEPILL comes from the exons ATGACTTTCTGCGCTCCGACCTTCTCCTGCAAATTGATCGGTGTCCACCGGTGGACCGCGCCCTCCAATGCTTCACCCCGTCCGTGCCTCCGACCACATATCGGGTGTGCTGCGCAGACTCCTCATCGGCGATCGGCTAATTACCAGCCAAGCTCGTGGAGTGACGAATACATCCAATCGCTAAGAAATGACACCAAG GTGGAGGAGGATAACGCAACAAGGATGGGAAAACTGACGGAGGACGTGAAACAACTGATCTACATGAAGAAGGGAATTGAGGACCAGCTTCAACTGATCGATCACCTGCAGCAGCTTGGGGTGGCGTATCACTTTAAGGAGGATATTAAGGATGCATTATGGACAATATACCGTTCCATGGAAGAGGTGAACATGTTGCTGAAGGATAATCTTCATGCCACGGCTCTTATGTTCAGGCTTCTCAGAGAACATGGGTTTGCTGTTTCTGAAG GTGTCTTCAACCGATTTATAGTTGAGAAGGGCAACTTGAAAGCCAGCCTTCGCCACCATACTGAAGGATTGGTGAGCTTGTACGAGGCTTCCCATCTTGCAAAGGAAGCAGAGCACGTGCTGGAAGAAGCTATAAACTTTACAACTAAGCAGCTCAAGAGCCTCATGGAGGGATCACTTGAGCCTCATCTCAGGGAGCACGTAGCCCATGCCTTGGAGCTTCCATTGAACTGGAGGATGCCGAGGTTACAGACCAGGTGGTTCATAGAAGCATCCCAGAGGGAAGCGAAGATGAACCCTGTCCTGCTTGAATTGGCTAAGTTGGACTTCAACAGGGTTCAGAACATACATCAGAGGGAACTCAGAGAAGTGTCGAGGTATTTTGAGCTTGCTTTACTTGAATCATGTCATGTACATTCTGCCCTCGTCCATGAATCAGCAAACTTCAGCACAAACTTCTGGCTGTCGAtcagatggtggagcaatcttggCCTGGCGCAGAGGCTTCCATTTTCGAGGGACAGGTTGGTGGAGAACTATTTCTGGACAGTTGGCTGGGCTTTTGAGCCACAGTTTGCAAGATGCAGGGAGGCGCAGACAAAGGCAAACTGCCTGATAACAACAATAGATGATGTGTATGATGTTTACGGCACCATGGATGAGCTCGAGCTTTTCACGGATGCCGTCGATAG ATGGGACGTTAATGCAACGGGCAAACTTCCAGAGTACATGAAGATATGTTTTCTAGCCCTCTTCAACACTACAAATGACACCGCATACAATGTTATGAAAGAGAAGGGTCTGGACATAATTCCACACCTAAAAAAAGCA TGGGCTGATGTATGCAAGGCACACATGGTGGAAgcaaggtggtaccaccagggcTACACACCCAATCTTGAAGAGTACTTGGAGAACGCACTAGTATCGGTATCGGGTCCCCTGATATTGACTCTTGCTTATTGCACCAGTAACGATGTAAGTCAAGAGACCTTGGAAGACTTCCACAGCTGTCCTGAGATTGCAAGACGGTCATCCATGATCCTTCGACTTTGTGATGATTTGGGCACTTCCAAG GACGAGCTTGAAAGAGGCGATGTGCCCAAATCTATCCAGTGTTACATGCATGAGAGCGGTTTATCGGAGTACGCGGCTCGTTACCATATCAGGCGATTGATTAGAGAGAATTGGAGAGCAATAAACGGAGATCGAAGTTTCACTTCTCGTTTTGaggaaaacataaaaatgatgatcATTAATGTCCCTCGAATGGCCCAATGCATGTACCAATACGGAGATGGACATGGGAAACCCGGCCAAGTGATTGAGGATCGCATCAGGTCTTTGATAATTGAACCTATACTTTTGTAA
- the LOC135608940 gene encoding monoterpene synthase 8, chloroplastic-like yields MPRLQTRWFIEASQWEAKMNPVLLELAKLDFNRVQIIYQRELREVSRWWSNLGLAKRLPFSRDRLMENYFWTVGWAFEPQFARFREAQTKVNCLITTIDDVYDVYGTIDELELFTDAVDRWDVNTMDKLPEYMKICFLALFNTTNDTAYNVMKEKGLDIIPHLKKAWADLCKAYMVEARWYHQGYTPNLEEYLENALVSISGLLILTVACCTSDDVTREALDGFQSRPEIARWSSMILRLCDDLGTSTDELERGDISKSIQCYMHETGVSENIARGHIRGLIKGNWRAINGDRSFTSPFEENLKMMAINIPRMAQCIYQYGDGYGKPDGVIEDRIRSLLIEPILM; encoded by the exons ATGCCGAGGTTACAGACCAGGTGGTTCATAGAAGCATCCCAATGGGAAGCGAAGATGAACCCTGTCCTACTTGAATTGGCTAAGTTGGACTTCAACAGGGTTCAGATCATATATCAGAGGGAACTCAGAGAAGTGTCGAG atggtggagcaatcttggCCTCGCGAAAAGGCTTCCATTTTCCAGGGACAGGTTGATGGAGAACTATTTCTGGACGGTTGGCTGGGCTTTTGAGCCACAGTTTGCAAGATTCAGGGAGGCGCAGACAAAAGTTAACTGCCTGATAACAACAATAGATGATGTGTATGATGTTTACGGCACCATCGATGAGCTCGAGCTTTTCACGGATGCCGTCGATAG ATGGGATGTTAATACAATGGACAAATTGCCAGAGTATATGAAGATATGTTTTCTAGCCCTCTTCAACACTACAAATGACACCGCGTACAATGTTATGAAAGAGAAGGGTCTGGATATAATTCCACACCTAAAAAAAGCA TGGGCAGATCTATGCAAGGCATACATGGTGGAAgcaaggtggtaccaccaaggcTACACACCCAATCTTGAAGAGTACTTGGAGAACGCACTTGTATCGATATCGGGTCTCCTGATATTGACTGTTGCTTGTTGCACCAGTGACGATGTAACTCGAGAGGCCTTAGACGGTTTCCAAAGCCGTCCTGAGATTGCAAGATGGTCATCCATGATCCTTCGACTTTGTGATGATTTGGGTACTTCCACG GACGAGCTTGAAAGAGGCGATATATCCAAATCTATCCAGTGCTACATGCATGAGACCGGTGTATCGGAGAACATAGCTCGTGGGCATATCAGGGGATTAATCAAGGGGAATTGGAGAGCAATAAATGGAGATCGAAGTTTCACTTCGCCTTTTgaggaaaatctgaaaatgatggCCATCAATATTCCTCGAATGGCCCAATGCATATACCAATATGGAGATGGATATGGCAAACCCGATGGAGTGATCGAGGATCGCATAAGGTCTTTGTTGATTGAACCTATACTTATGTAA
- the LOC135609671 gene encoding monoterpene synthase 8, chloroplastic-like isoform X2, giving the protein MTFCAPTFSCKLIGVHRWTAPSNASPRPCLRPHIGCAAQTPHRRSANYQPSSWSDEYIQSLRNDTKVEEDNATRMGKLTEDVKQLIYMKKGIEDQLQLIDHLQQLGVAYHFKEDIKDALWTIYRSMEEVNMLLKDNLHATALMFRLLREHGFAVSEGVFNRFIVEKGNLKASLRHHTEGLVSLYEASHLAKEAEHVLEEAINFTTKQLKSLMEGSLEPHLREHVAHALELPLNWRMPRLQTRWFIEASQREAKMNPVLLELAKLDFNRVQNIHQRELREVSRWWSNLGLAQRLPFSRDRLVENYFWTVGWAFEPQFARCREAQTKANCLITTIDDVYDVYGTMDELELFTDAVDRWDVNATGKLPEYMKICFLALFNTTNDTAYNVMKEKGLDIIPHLKKAWADVCKAHMVEARWYHQGYTPNLEEYLENALVSVSGPLILTLAYCTSNDVSQETLEDFHSCPEIARRSSMILRLCDDLGTSKDELERGDVPKSIQCYMHESGLSEYAARYHIRRLIRENWRAINGDRSFTSRFEENIKMMIINVPRMAQCMYQYGDGHGKPGQVIEDRIRSLIIEPILL; this is encoded by the exons ATGACTTTCTGCGCTCCGACCTTCTCCTGCAAATTGATCGGTGTCCACCGGTGGACCGCGCCCTCCAATGCTTCACCCCGTCCGTGCCTCCGACCACATATCGGGTGTGCTGCGCAGACTCCTCATCGGCGATCGGCTAATTACCAGCCAAGCTCGTGGAGTGACGAATACATCCAATCGCTAAGAAATGACACCAAG GTGGAGGAGGATAACGCAACAAGGATGGGAAAACTGACGGAGGACGTGAAACAACTGATCTACATGAAGAAGGGAATTGAGGACCAGCTTCAACTGATCGATCACCTGCAGCAGCTTGGGGTGGCGTATCACTTTAAGGAGGATATTAAGGATGCATTATGGACAATATACCGTTCCATGGAAGAGGTGAACATGTTGCTGAAGGATAATCTTCATGCCACGGCTCTTATGTTCAGGCTTCTCAGAGAACATGGGTTTGCTGTTTCTGAAG GTGTCTTCAACCGATTTATAGTTGAGAAGGGCAACTTGAAAGCCAGCCTTCGCCACCATACTGAAGGATTGGTGAGCTTGTACGAGGCTTCCCATCTTGCAAAGGAAGCAGAGCACGTGCTGGAAGAAGCTATAAACTTTACAACTAAGCAGCTCAAGAGCCTCATGGAGGGATCACTTGAGCCTCATCTCAGGGAGCACGTAGCCCATGCCTTGGAGCTTCCATTGAACTGGAGGATGCCGAGGTTACAGACCAGGTGGTTCATAGAAGCATCCCAGAGGGAAGCGAAGATGAACCCTGTCCTGCTTGAATTGGCTAAGTTGGACTTCAACAGGGTTCAGAACATACATCAGAGGGAACTCAGAGAAGTGTCGAG atggtggagcaatcttggCCTGGCGCAGAGGCTTCCATTTTCGAGGGACAGGTTGGTGGAGAACTATTTCTGGACAGTTGGCTGGGCTTTTGAGCCACAGTTTGCAAGATGCAGGGAGGCGCAGACAAAGGCAAACTGCCTGATAACAACAATAGATGATGTGTATGATGTTTACGGCACCATGGATGAGCTCGAGCTTTTCACGGATGCCGTCGATAG ATGGGACGTTAATGCAACGGGCAAACTTCCAGAGTACATGAAGATATGTTTTCTAGCCCTCTTCAACACTACAAATGACACCGCATACAATGTTATGAAAGAGAAGGGTCTGGACATAATTCCACACCTAAAAAAAGCA TGGGCTGATGTATGCAAGGCACACATGGTGGAAgcaaggtggtaccaccagggcTACACACCCAATCTTGAAGAGTACTTGGAGAACGCACTAGTATCGGTATCGGGTCCCCTGATATTGACTCTTGCTTATTGCACCAGTAACGATGTAAGTCAAGAGACCTTGGAAGACTTCCACAGCTGTCCTGAGATTGCAAGACGGTCATCCATGATCCTTCGACTTTGTGATGATTTGGGCACTTCCAAG GACGAGCTTGAAAGAGGCGATGTGCCCAAATCTATCCAGTGTTACATGCATGAGAGCGGTTTATCGGAGTACGCGGCTCGTTACCATATCAGGCGATTGATTAGAGAGAATTGGAGAGCAATAAACGGAGATCGAAGTTTCACTTCTCGTTTTGaggaaaacataaaaatgatgatcATTAATGTCCCTCGAATGGCCCAATGCATGTACCAATACGGAGATGGACATGGGAAACCCGGCCAAGTGATTGAGGATCGCATCAGGTCTTTGATAATTGAACCTATACTTTTGTAA
- the LOC135608941 gene encoding alpha-terpineol synthase, chloroplastic-like produces MDNIPFHGRGEHVATALMFRLLREHGFAVSEGLFNRFIVEKGNLKASLRHQTKGLVSLCEASHLAKEAEHVLEEAINFTTKQLKSLMEGSLEPHLREHVAHALELPLNWRMPRLQTRWFIEASQREAKMNPVLLELAKLDFNRVQSIHQRELREVSRYFELALLESCHVHSALVHEPANFSTNFWLSIRWWSNLGLAQRLTFSRDRLMENYFWTVGWAFEPQFARCREAQTKANCLITTVDDVYDVYGTMDELELFTDAVDRWDVNATGKLPEYMKMCFLALFNTTMTPHIML; encoded by the exons ATGGACAATATACCGTTCCATGGAAGAGGTGAACATGTTGCCACGGCTCTAATGTTCAGGCTTCTCAGAGAACATGGGTTTGCTGTTTCTGAAG GTCTCTTCAACCGATTTATAGTTGAGAAGGGCAACTTGAAAGCCAGCCTTCGCCACCAGACTAAAGGATTGGTGAGCTTGTGCGAGGCATCCCATCTTGCAAAGGAAGCAGAGCACGTGCTGGAAGAAGCTATAAACTTTACAACTAAACAGCTCAAGAGCCTCATGGAGGGATCACTTGAGCCTCATCTCAGGGAGCACGTAGCCCATGCCTTGGAGCTTCCATTGAACTGGAGGATGCCGAGGTTACAGACCAGGTGGTTCATAGAAGCATCCCAAAGGGAAGCGAAGATGAACCCTGTCCTGCTTGAATTGGCTAAGTTGGACTTCAACAGGGTTCAGAGCATACATCAGAGGGAACTCAGAGAAGTGTCGAGGTATTTTGAGCTTGCTTTACTTGAATCATGTCATGTACATTCTGCCCTCGTGCATGAACCAGCAAACTTCAGCACAAACTTCTGGCTGTCGAtcagatggtggagcaatcttggCCTGGCGCAGAGGCTTACATTTTCGAGGGACAGGTTGATGGAGAACTATTTCTGGACGGTTGGCTGGGCTTTTGAGCCACAGTTTGCAAGATGCAGGGAGGCGCAGACAAAGGCAAACTGCCTGATAACAACAGTTGATGATGTGTATGATGTTTACGGCACCATGGATGAGCTCGAGCTTTTCACGGATGCCGTCGATAG ATGGGACGTTAATGCAACGGGCAAACTTCCAGAGTACATGAAGATGTGTTTTCTAGCCCTCTTCAACACTACAATGACACCGCATATAATGTTATGA